The following proteins come from a genomic window of Vallitaleaceae bacterium 9-2:
- a CDS encoding ROK family protein codes for MYNIGIDLGGTNIAAALVDEQGTIIRKDSVPTLRERDYTAIVKDMAMLALKVIEDEGIKPEDVHSVGIGSPGTPDTEKGLIVYANNLKFNNTPIREEFVKYFDIPVYIENDANAAAYGEFISGVGRKYKDFVAVTLGTGVGGGIIVQENIITGSYHGGAELGHMVIDMNGATCSCGRRGCWEAFSSATALIGKAKEAAAAHPESTLNTLVEGNLENMNAKIPFDAAQAGDVIAQEVIDWYIHHLAVGLVNVINIFQPQAIALGGGVSAQKENLLVPLREKVLTEIYGGADSLKTELLVCELGNDAGIIGAAMLYKMYDK; via the coding sequence ATGTATAATATTGGAATTGATTTAGGTGGGACAAATATTGCAGCGGCGTTAGTCGATGAACAAGGCACGATTATTCGAAAAGATTCAGTGCCTACATTACGTGAGCGGGATTATACGGCTATCGTTAAAGATATGGCGATGCTAGCACTAAAAGTGATTGAAGATGAAGGTATTAAGCCCGAAGACGTTCATTCTGTCGGGATTGGAAGTCCAGGAACGCCGGATACAGAAAAAGGGCTAATCGTTTATGCGAATAATTTAAAGTTCAATAATACACCCATCCGTGAAGAATTTGTTAAGTATTTTGATATCCCTGTATATATTGAAAATGATGCCAACGCAGCTGCTTATGGAGAGTTTATCTCAGGTGTTGGACGCAAATATAAAGACTTTGTTGCTGTAACGTTGGGTACAGGCGTCGGTGGTGGAATTATTGTACAGGAAAATATTATTACAGGATCTTACCATGGCGGTGCAGAGCTTGGACATATGGTTATTGATATGAACGGAGCAACATGTAGTTGTGGACGCCGTGGATGTTGGGAGGCCTTTTCCTCAGCAACAGCTTTAATTGGCAAAGCCAAAGAAGCTGCAGCAGCCCACCCGGAGTCAACATTGAACACACTTGTAGAAGGAAACCTGGAAAATATGAATGCAAAGATTCCTTTTGATGCGGCGCAAGCTGGAGATGTAATTGCGCAAGAAGTGATTGATTGGTATATTCACCACTTAGCCGTTGGTTTAGTGAATGTAATTAACATTTTCCAACCACAAGCCATTGCTCTTGGTGGAGGTGTATCTGCACAAAAAGAAAACCTATTAGTTCCTTTAAGAGAAAAAGTCCTTACAGAAATATATGGTGGAGCAGATTCACTTAAGACAGAATTACTTGTGTGTGAGTTAGGGAATGATGCAGGAATTATTGGTGCAGCGATGCTGTATAAAATGTATGACAAGTAA
- the hprK gene encoding HPr(Ser) kinase/phosphatase → MDHENYYVCLDDIIKKMKLKNLTPEIPTKDIRINQSDLNRPALQLAGFFDYFDSERVQIIGKVEYTYIQNLFASERRAILERLFKSQIPCLILSRSLELMDDLNEVAHETGVPILQSHRPTSYFSSELNQYLKTELAPRISLHGVLVDVYGEGVFITGESGIGKSETALELIKRGHRLVADDVVEIKKINDDILQGTSPDIIRHFIEVRGVGIVDCKTLFGVESVKESQNIDLAIRLEDWNPDKEYERLGLNEEYMEILGNQIVSHSIPIRPGRNLAIIVESAAINHRQKAMGYNAAIELNNRVTNNLAKRTQERKNLEEKGTNN, encoded by the coding sequence ATGGATCATGAAAATTATTATGTCTGTCTTGATGATATCATCAAAAAAATGAAACTCAAGAATTTGACGCCGGAAATACCGACCAAAGATATACGCATCAATCAAAGTGACTTAAATCGACCGGCATTACAGCTTGCAGGTTTTTTTGATTATTTTGATTCTGAACGTGTTCAGATCATTGGAAAAGTGGAGTACACCTATATACAAAACTTATTTGCCTCTGAACGTCGTGCTATTCTTGAGCGCCTATTTAAAAGTCAGATACCGTGCTTGATTTTGTCACGGAGTTTGGAGCTAATGGATGACCTCAATGAAGTGGCACATGAGACGGGGGTTCCGATATTACAATCTCACAGACCAACTTCATATTTTTCTTCAGAATTAAACCAATACTTAAAAACAGAACTTGCACCACGGATTTCTTTACATGGTGTACTTGTAGATGTCTATGGTGAAGGGGTTTTTATTACGGGTGAAAGCGGTATTGGAAAATCAGAGACTGCTTTGGAGTTGATTAAGCGGGGGCACCGTCTGGTTGCAGATGATGTTGTTGAAATTAAAAAAATTAATGATGATATTTTGCAAGGAACAAGTCCAGATATTATTCGTCACTTTATAGAAGTGCGCGGAGTGGGGATTGTTGATTGCAAGACCCTTTTTGGAGTCGAGTCGGTTAAGGAAAGTCAAAACATAGATTTAGCGATACGACTGGAAGATTGGAATCCAGATAAGGAATATGAACGCTTAGGTTTAAATGAAGAATACATGGAAATTCTTGGCAATCAAATCGTGTCACATTCGATTCCCATTCGTCCAGGGCGAAACTTGGCGATTATTGTAGAGTCGGCGGCGATTAACCATCGACAAAAAGCGATGGGGTATAATGCAGCGATTGAGCTGAATAATCGAGTGACCAATAACTTGGCAAAACGTACACAAGAGCGCAAAAATTTAGAAGAAAAAGGAACAAACAACTAA
- a CDS encoding ATP-dependent DNA helicase gives MKKENERYIHKVSVRELVEMVFRSGDITSVSLSHRRMVDGTKAHQRFQKAEAEKGPYESEVSVSYTFEKDEVMYHLGGRIDGVILTKENEETHILIDEIKSTTRALSEIEQGQLVHWAQAKVYAYLYALQYPCDRIACRLTYIELDSMQHKQFEQEIQFGELADFFAEVLTHYSAYAKMVDTYERRMHQSIKAFEFPFDTVRSGQDKLMKGVYRTIMEANILFSRAPTGTGKTIATLFPGIKALGQDCTDKLFYLTAKTIGKKVAVETLEKMKEKGLVLKYVVITAKEKICIHEEVNCNPEHCPYAKGHYDRVNEGIKALYHDADGYSKEVIEAYAKQYQLCPYELSLDLATLSQVIICDYNYAFDPSAMLKRFFAEGTGRYSLLIDEAHNLVDRSRSMYSAEIKKSQVMDMKRKVKELDQRLHLYFTKVNQVFIDMRKEMKALDQKQRVEVEAPLSIETHLRGIIYRIEKIFKLHKQWEHMDELLEFYFLAYDFIKKYEMYGPNYRTYYLREGQELVMKLFCVDPRTNLREILLTMKGVVYFSATLLPMPYYRYLLGGDEQSFGLDLLSPFKQENLKLMVDGRLSTKYADRDQSMGSLIQKIGAFVQQRHGNYLVYFPSYTYMNKAYEVFEHIYGHQVECAIQEKNLREADKEAFIDRFSTSNGEKSYVAFAVLGGMFGEGIDLIGEKLLGAVIVGVGLPMICFEQDIIKDYFNQTMGSGFDYAYTYPGMNKVLQAAGRVIRTENDQGSVLLIDKRFRTKRYQELYPVEWSHMETVFDENELKSKLQEFWTRTC, from the coding sequence ATGAAAAAAGAGAATGAACGATATATACATAAAGTGTCCGTGCGTGAACTTGTTGAGATGGTGTTTCGCTCAGGTGATATTACCTCGGTAAGTTTAAGCCATCGCCGTATGGTTGATGGTACGAAGGCGCACCAACGATTTCAAAAGGCAGAAGCTGAAAAAGGACCTTACGAAAGTGAGGTATCTGTAAGTTATACTTTTGAAAAAGATGAAGTGATGTATCATCTAGGTGGTCGAATTGATGGGGTTATCCTCACCAAGGAAAATGAAGAGACACATATTCTTATTGATGAGATTAAATCGACGACACGGGCGCTTAGCGAGATTGAACAGGGACAACTCGTGCATTGGGCTCAGGCGAAGGTGTATGCCTATCTGTATGCATTGCAATATCCATGTGATCGCATAGCGTGTCGATTGACGTATATTGAGTTGGATAGTATGCAGCATAAGCAGTTTGAGCAAGAAATCCAGTTTGGTGAATTGGCAGATTTTTTTGCAGAAGTGTTAACGCATTACAGTGCGTATGCAAAAATGGTGGATACGTATGAACGCCGGATGCACCAAAGCATAAAGGCATTTGAGTTTCCATTTGATACAGTTCGTAGCGGTCAAGATAAGCTTATGAAAGGGGTTTATCGAACCATTATGGAGGCCAATATTTTATTTAGTCGAGCGCCTACAGGAACAGGAAAGACAATCGCAACTTTGTTTCCCGGTATCAAAGCCCTTGGGCAAGACTGCACGGATAAACTTTTTTACTTAACGGCAAAGACCATCGGAAAAAAGGTGGCCGTTGAAACGTTAGAAAAGATGAAAGAAAAGGGTCTTGTATTAAAGTATGTTGTGATTACTGCAAAAGAAAAAATTTGTATACATGAAGAAGTCAACTGTAACCCGGAACATTGTCCTTATGCCAAGGGCCACTATGACCGAGTGAACGAAGGTATTAAAGCCCTATATCATGATGCGGATGGATATAGCAAAGAGGTTATAGAAGCTTATGCCAAACAGTATCAATTGTGTCCCTATGAGCTATCCTTAGATTTGGCGACGTTATCACAAGTTATTATCTGTGACTATAATTATGCATTTGATCCCAGTGCTATGCTAAAGCGGTTTTTTGCGGAAGGAACCGGTCGATATAGTTTACTTATTGATGAAGCGCATAATTTAGTCGATCGTAGCCGAAGTATGTACTCAGCCGAAATCAAAAAAAGTCAGGTCATGGATATGAAGCGCAAAGTCAAAGAACTTGACCAACGTCTACATTTATACTTTACAAAAGTCAATCAGGTATTTATTGATATGCGCAAAGAGATGAAAGCTTTAGATCAAAAGCAGCGAGTTGAAGTGGAAGCTCCGCTATCTATAGAAACGCACTTACGCGGTATTATATATCGTATCGAAAAAATCTTTAAGCTTCATAAACAGTGGGAACATATGGATGAACTTTTGGAGTTTTATTTTTTGGCCTATGATTTTATCAAAAAATATGAAATGTATGGTCCTAACTATCGGACATACTACTTGAGAGAGGGCCAAGAATTAGTAATGAAGCTGTTTTGCGTCGATCCCCGGACAAATCTTCGCGAGATTCTTTTAACAATGAAAGGAGTCGTATATTTTAGTGCAACCTTATTGCCGATGCCTTATTATCGCTACCTGCTTGGAGGTGATGAACAAAGTTTTGGGCTTGACTTGCTCTCGCCATTTAAGCAAGAAAACCTTAAGCTTATGGTGGATGGGCGCCTGTCTACAAAATATGCTGATAGAGATCAATCGATGGGTTCTTTGATCCAAAAAATAGGTGCATTTGTTCAACAACGCCATGGCAATTACCTTGTGTATTTTCCATCGTATACATACATGAACAAGGCATATGAAGTGTTTGAGCATATCTATGGACATCAAGTGGAGTGCGCTATTCAGGAAAAAAATCTTCGGGAAGCGGATAAAGAAGCCTTTATTGATCGGTTTTCTACATCTAATGGAGAAAAGAGTTACGTGGCATTTGCAGTGCTTGGTGGCATGTTTGGGGAAGGGATTGATCTCATAGGAGAAAAACTTTTAGGCGCTGTCATTGTTGGAGTGGGTTTGCCGATGATCTGTTTTGAGCAAGATATTATCAAAGATTATTTTAATCAAACTATGGGATCAGGGTTTGATTATGCTTATACGTATCCGGGAATGAACAAAGTCTTGCAAGCGGCAGGGCGAGTCATACGAACGGAAAATGATCAAGGAAGTGTCTTGTTAATTGACAAGCGATTTAGGACAAAGCGTTACCAAGAACTATATCCCGTGGAATGGTCTCATATGGAGACGGTTTTTGATGAAAATGAGCTCAAATCAAAACTTCAGGAATTTTGGACAAGAACTTGTTGA